tcaggagcaactctaaaaatctattttatgttcagtagacattaagaacaacctaattaatgtatttcatgggaataatacattttattgactgttttctcattaatgcctatattattaccaggtgacattaattctatagTTAGTTTTTTCTACGTGTTCCTTTGCAGCTGTATATTCCTTCAGGTATTGGACGTAAACTGCAGTGTCTTGTCACCCGAAgagcatgtatcttcagatctttTCCTTGTTTGGGAGGGCACAGAGCCGATTTTATGTGCGTTttaatacaaacacatgttgtgctCAAAATTGTACATATGACTGTGTCACGGAGTTATATTATTACTGTATCAGATAACCAGCTGCAGAGTAGATTTGCAAGGCATCATGTTATTAATGCTATAATGCATTATATCTCAGTTATCACAGACGCAGTGTTTCAAGTACTCTCCTGATTTCCACACCTCCATTGCTGGGAGTTATGCATTGGGACACTTTACTAATGATGTTGGAGGCGCTTTCGATATCGGTAAAAGAGGGGGTGggataatactttactttttaacagaactCCAATGGAGTGTCAGAGTAACACTGAAcggtgtattttaccttcatggttcatatgtGAACATTTAAATCATTTTTTCAGCAAGACCATTGAAGAGGACCTCTCGCCTccaaacagggctgccaagaggaattcagggccctggtacaacaacttcatggggccccccttatagttgagcaaaaAATTTGTGCCGCTGCAAAAGTAGTAATGGGTGTCTTCATACAATTAGGGGCGtgtctatgcatcattggggcgtggctaacaggTGAAAAGCACAAGACCACCCACCTACAGAAAAaatcctgcattgttgtgtacatcattggcacaagggtgcagtgcccacacgccggagtgtgacatatgtcccagcactcctgactttcaggacatctagcaccacagtgtagtaaataaagaatgcagtgtgtacataaagagttcacagtcttggcctgccccttacattgggcagaaagaacagtcaccaaaaattggggttgtcccactagaatcacaacatttcacagactgtcctgctctctcttaacCTGTtctggtcactttcaccacctgtggctgctggtgtctttagttgcggcttttctggatcctggaatgttgggggccctatttggggggaaaaaatgggtacatttagaaaattccaaccagccctggcattaaatcaatagtacccatgaataataattaggccttccttcagccccaacattaaaaaattagtattcccatttaataaataaaagtatttccctcccttcaaacagcctcagcaataaatgaataactattaattgtatttacatttcataaatatataatatttcccacaaccattactgccattaaataataattcatagtcacatttaataaagagacctaatTCTCCCCAAACACAGcttcacattcaatagcccccaaaccaccccgttttaaattaatagtctccactattaaattgacccaccatcacCCCGCAAACAAAACTGCacacattaattagccaccacctacgtcacactacattgccacaagcccgctgtgccatcacacacacattaccacgaGTCCCCTGTGCCATTGCAcacacatttccacaagccccctgtgccatcacacacatgttactgtgccccttcatcatcaacatgctgtgcccccttatgatcacactgccccctccatgctgcttttcccccccttcacctgcccctcccttcatcacactgagccatgctgccccccctccttcatcactatgccatgctgctcccccctccatcactatgccatgctgccccccccccttcattacactgtgccatcctgtctcccccatctccttcatcactcaaTGCCTTTGTTTTCCATCCCTtacctccgttcctttacttacctttgtattggcttcttttatctcttctcttctctcttctgttttcttgctgggtcctctctgcgccgctccttaCTTAATATAGGGCGTGACGTGAtggcgtcacgcccgacattcagtgcaaatggagcTGAGCGGAAGGAAGAGGGACGACAGCgtcgcgatcatgtgagtattttttttacatttattttttattttcagtaccctgctcccccaccaatgaAAGGGGGCAGAGTCGTCCCCTGCcctgcagaaaaaaaagaaaaagaaaataggtttaaaaaaacaacaactcagcAGTGAGGGCCCTgaccgggccccctggcatgcctgggtaattagtacccccacacacacctctcaGTGGCCCTGCCTACACAGCGTGGgggccacatatatatatatatatatatatatatatatatatatatataatttatttttttgtttaatttccaAGAGCAGTTGCTGAGCAGGTGGTCTCTGTGGTCTTCTAGTAGTACAATCCCTATCATGATATGTTGActgaattgttttttaaatactcCACTCCATTGAATAATAAGCCCCAAGAATAATAAGTACTGAAAACTGCAACCTACATACAGTTTGAGGCGTTGTATTGTTCAGTTGGTCAatgttaaaacataaaaatatttttcaggacacatctttaaaacctggaactgtccctggaaattaggaacACTTGTCAATTATGGTGGAGGCATCCATCTTGTGGACATAACCTGTATGCTGTGGCACTGCCTGACTAACCATAACTCCGGACTCTTATTCATGAGGTACTGGTTCTTCGTGCATTCTCATGAAGATTAGTCcgacacacaaaatggctgcctccgctgtctGTGGATGTCAGGTCTACTTTAGTGACATACAGAAAAGGCTACAATGTTAAAAGATTAAAAGAAGACCGTTTCTAACTTCTCTTTTTCTAATATCATcgtcaccatcaccatttatttatatagcaccactgattctgcagcgctgtacagagaactcactcacatcagtccctgccccattggagcttacaatctaaattccctaacacacacacacacacacacacacacgagtcaatttgatagcagccaattaacctaccagtatgtttttcgagtgtgggaggaaaccagagcacccggaggaaacccatgtaaacacggggaaaacatacaaactccccacagataaggtcaCTGTGTTGCCCAATAACTCCCCACCACCTTATCGGACAGGTGCTgacataaaaaaatcagcagcgtaAACAACTAACCAGTGCCTACAGGTGTCCGCTTTGGGGGTGTAACTGTGAGAGCCATCTGCGGGAGTGAGCCCCTTGCTGTTCTAATAATGGTGGGCACAAATACAGGGAAAATTCCCCCATCACACTGCTGCGAACCAGTAAGCAAGTTGCgcttcaagcacctgctgtgagctATGAGTTGATTGAGtgacttccatttctgtattgtttgagcgcatgtttggtatcagtagctgatggggggAGCTGGGGCTTTGGTCCTCTTCTGCCATTTGGAGGTTCCCTGGGTACCTCTTGATTAGTtgtctctcaatttaaaaatgcatatatgtATGGCCTGGTATATAGGggctctcactgtttagagttaggaccaccctattagcagaagcgccatgACAGGCCTAACTCAAAACGGTGAGAGTCCCTGTATACCggcttatcatatatttgtgtgtaactgagatttcTGTTTTATGAGATTTATGTTCAAGTacaatagcagctcttttactgcgGGGTTATTCTCCACATGTTTTCCTCTCTGGATAACCCCGACCCTTTCACACACCTGCTGTGAAACTGAAGTTGACTGAGCAAATTCCATTTCTGTAGAGTTAGTAATGGGACAGAGATGTTTAGTGCGTAAAAAAAGTTCATGCGGATTTCCCCTTTAATCCAGTCATACAACAGGAATAAACTAGATCAATCTACAACTGAGGTGTTACCAGCCTGTCACCTAAACACAACTTAAGGGATCAGAAACAAGATAGAACATATGATATACTTAAATGGAATTAACTGGAATTCAGTGCTAGCCACACAATGTTATCATTCATCACATTGCTAAAACAGTATAAACTAATAGATTATTAAGCTTTATTATATATCTGTACATTATTGCTCAATGTCTTGTGCTTCTCTAACTCCTAATtgccttctctctccccctccctgtcCCGCTTTCACACTTATCTACTTGTTGCGCCCAGTCTGTACACATCTCAGGCATCTTGGTGATatcaaacacccccccccccctcgctcttgctctccctccccccctctctctctctctctctctctttggcgcgctctcccccctctctctctttggcgcgctctccccccctctctctctttggcgcgctctcccccctctctctctctttggcgcgctctccccccctctctctctccctctttggcgcgctctccccccccctctctctctctctctctctctctttggcgcgctctccccccctctctctctctctctctctctctggctctctctttggctctctctctctctttggcgcgctcttccccccctctctctctctctctttggcgcgctctcccccctctctctctctttggcgcgctctccccccctctctctctccctctttggcgcgctctccccccccccctctctctctctctctctttggcgcgctctccccccccctctctctctctctctctctctctggctctctctttggctctctctctctctttggcgcgctcttcccccccctctctctctctctctttggcgcgctcttccccccctctctctctctctttggcgcgctctcccccctctctctctccctctttggcgcgctctcccccccctctctctctctctctctctttggcgcgctctcccccctctctctctctctctctctttggcgcgctctcccccccctctctctctctctctctctctctctctctctggctctctctttggctctctctctctctttggcgctctctccccctctctctctctctctctatggcgctctccccccctctctctctctctctatggcgctctctcccccctctctctctctctctctctttggcgctctctccccccccctctctctctctctctctctctttggcgctctctccccctctctctctctctctctctctctttggcgctctctccccctctctctctctctctctggcgctctctccccctctctgtctctctctctctctctctctttggcgctctctccccctctctctctctctttggcgctctctccccctctttctctctctttggcgcgctctccccctctctctctctctttggcgcactcccccccctctctctttctctttggcgcgctctccccccctctctctctctttggcgcgctccccccctctctctctttggcgctctctcccccctctctctctctctctctctctctttggcgctctctcccccccctctctctctctctctctctctctctctttggcgctctctctctctctctctctttggcgctctctctctctctctctttggcgctctccccccctctctctctctctctctctctttggcgcgctctccccccccctctctctctctctctttggcgcgctctccccccctctctctctctctctctctttggcccgctctccccccctctctctctctctctttggcccgctctccccccctctctctctctctctttggcccgctctccccccctctctctctctctctttggcccgctctcccccccctctctctctctctttggcccgctctccccccccctctctctctctttggcccgctctcccccccctctctctctctctttggcgcgctctcccccccctctctctctctctttggcgcgctcccccccccctctctctctctttggcgcgctctccccccccctctctctctctttggcgcgctctcccccccctctctctctctttggcgcgctctccccccccccccctctctctctctctctttggcgcgctctccccccccccctctctctctctctctttggcgcgctctcccccccccctctctctctctctctctctctctttggcgcgctctccccccccctctctctctctctctctctctctttggcgcgctctccccccctctctctctttggcgcgctctccccctctctctctctttggcgcgctctccccccctctctctctttggcgcgctctcccccccctctctctctttggcgcgctccccccccctctctctccctctctctctttggcGCGCTCTccctcactgtctctctctttgGCGcgctctcccccctccttctctgtctccctaTTTCATGGCTGCAGGGAAGGTGCTGGAATGCTATATTCCGATGCAATTTTTCCTGTCTCCCCACAATGTACTAGTCCATTTGCCATGTGTTGGATGATTCTGCTCGAGGTTATTTATTGGTACATACCACCAGCATGATCTGCACAATAATGTGCACCTTCCCTGGCAGTAATGTTTATAAAACAGACCTCCCACAAAGTGTTGCCAACAATGTCACACAGAAATACTGTGAAAAACAGAGTAGTTGGACACCTGTAAAATAACTCAGTGGTCTATTCTCGCTTTATAAATGGCGATCTTCATAAATTTTCTCCCCCACGATGCAACAAATGCAACTTTAATGCTTCTCACGTATAGCAAAACACAAGCATGTAACATTTAAAGTGTACCTATCAGCTACCGGAAACAGCAAAGCTGAATAACTTGTGATATTCAGTGGTGGCAGTAACGTCAACCAAAGGAGCACTCGTTGAGCTCCATTTTTCTTCAGGAACTGGGGGAATAAATAACCAACATTTAGTGCACCTAATCAgatctattattatttatagtacTTAAACAACGCCTATTTTATACTCCTTTTTGAATGTTACTATTACTattcatattgtttgtttttattttatgtgcggAAAATCTAGGGGAAGTGAAGTAATGGATGTTTACACAAGGTTTTATTCTAACATCTTAAATGTTTAGTCTAGTTTTTAAAAGTTGAATATTTTGGGTTATATCCAGTATATTTTAGTGACCGGATAGAATTACAACTATATTGTTGTATTGTATCTGCACAGTGCCTGTTAAGTCATAGTTTGCATATATTCCATCCCAATGATGAGGTTTAATGAATGCTCTCTGTTCCACTGTGTCCTAATAAAGTTGTGTTTGTTTCATCAGAGAGCTCACGCGTTTGCCAGGAATGTTATCGAAGCGCAGTGCAGACCAGCATTCGCAAGGACCAAAATGGACCGACTGTTCCGAAATAGGTACAACTTGGGCCTGTCCAGCTTTGTTAAAATAGCCAAAGAGCTCAACGAATCGTTGTACCAATATGGTCCTCCATTTGGATTTCACCAGTACCTTAAAGAACTTAATGATGTTTTGGAAATAATGCCTGAAGATGATCTCCCCGAGGAACCAAGATCCAAAAAATGCAAGCGCTGCATTGTCCTAGGGAGCGGTGGGATCCTCCATGGTCTGGAACTAGGACATCTGGTGGACCAGTTTGATGTTACAATCAGGTACATGGGATAGGACTGTCTCTACGTCGCATCTGCTGTTTATTGGACATATTAGAAGTCAACTGATTTGTGTATAGTTTGTCTGGTCTTCCATGGCTGGTCCTCGTTACAGAAAGGGTGTATTAGcccatatataatacacatgttGTTCTAATTTATGTaacttctgtaaataatatctgacaTCACTTCTGGGTTCAGTAGgaaaatatttgtgtattttatagaaTAACAACACAACTCCCTGTTGTGATTGATTATAACTATGAGAAGGCAGCGCTGATCTTCATGATATTAGGAGTTGCATTATCCCTGATCAAGATCCCTCATGCACAATTCCCACATGACATCAAAATGTACAGGGGATACTGTGCCTAAGACATGCATGTTATCTAAACTGCAAGCCCACGGATATGGAAAACTTGCATTTCTATTCTTAGATGTATTTTTGGCCCTTCTGAGTCTATCTTAATAGCTCGAGGAGTGTTTGCATCTAAACTGTAGTTTATGCAATTTGATTATTTCTCCTTAGTTCAATATTTTCTGTGCACATACAAATTCTCCAAAGGCCTCACAGTAAAAGTCTGAGAGCAGGCCACTCACGTGATGTAGGATCGTCTCATGTTGAGCAAAATTTCCATAAGGAGGGCAGAAAAATCAagcatttatattttttctgttgcatttgtgtgtttattttgccAGTTTTGCAATTTCTGGCACCGGTAATacatgggtacacactatacaaaatgtcCTCAAtgatccttaacgattttaccaacaattaaatgccgattcatgtgtacacactaaacacattttacatgatttaccgtcagatctgtgctcttcatctgtcataaccatcggctgaaaagatggtgactctgcacactccatagagatctatggacactgcaggtcctgagtgcatacacactgcagaattggaacgacatcgttccatcattaaacatcatttttagttcggtttaaaaataagatcaaacaatatgatgtgcttttgAACAATAATCTTTCATCGTTTCAGTGTACACACCAATGTGATATctggccgaacagtcgtttatcgtgcgATTGACACGATAaacggctgaaaacactgtagtgtgtacccagcttaacaataGTGATTGCACAGGAATTTCCAGCATAAAGTTGTAGTCTGTAGAAGCTTCGCAGGGATCTAGAGGGTTTTGCTGAGGGTACTGTTGCAAGTTTTTCCCATGTTTATgtaccattgtttttttttaaagaaaaagccACACTAGTTTGGACCAATCTCCCTGATATTGCAGAACACACAATTTCAGCACCTGCACTGGATTTACATTGCGTCTAACATGTACATAAATATGAGAATTAATTGGCtcactatatgtgtgtgtattgtagGTTGAACAATGCCCCAGTCCACGGCTATGAGCGAGACGTTGGGAATAAAACCACCATTAGAATGACCTATCCAGAAGGGGCGCCGGTCTCCAAAGAGGAGTATCTCAGTAACAGCCTGCTGGTCACTGTCCTCTTCAAACATGTGGATTTCTTGTGGCTCCAGGCCATGCTGAAGAAGGAGACCCTGGTGAGTGTGCAGTGCGGCTTCTGGATATGGCAAGGTGTCTCCAAAATTATATAACTCTGTGTAGTCCGCAAGGGACATCTATGAGCCTGAAAAAAGTGCGGGCTCTTAGAAAACTGAGAGTGTCTCCATAAATGTGCAGTGTTCGCCCCTTGACGTTCATTAGAACACCTTGTCCTACAGAATGAAAGCCTCATTGTATGTATCGGATGCTAGCCCTCAGTTCCACAATACACCTATGCAACCCTTTATAGTCTGATCTTCTCATCACAGACTTGTAAAGGAACCTTGGAGAATATGAATATCAGGACACTATCATTGTGTAGACACTTCTCCCCTGCTGCACTCCTAGAATCATGTCAGACCGTGCTCTGTAAACTAGTGTTGGCTGGTAGTCTTATTTGATAGTCTGTTCTAAGTTGATTCACTGTTGCGGAAACGATTACCCAATAGGGGAACGACTTGTTAGAATCGCTCATAGATATACGTTTATATACTTATGCTACATTACCGCCCAAGCGGCAGAAAAGTTATGTTCATCACTTTAAAATGGCCACAGAGGACTAATCAGAAGACTCCGTGATTTTGTCACTTGTATGTCTGAGTGGTCAGGACACTAAATGCATCATGACTGAGGTGGGCAAGGCTTGAAGATGCTAGTTGCATCATTGTGGCATGTCTTCACCCACCTTCCTGGCAGGTAACTGTCCCCAAGAGTAgagttgcctgctctcctgggagtccaggaggtctCGCCATAATTCCGGAATGtcctggacattccggaagagtaagCAGCTCAGAGTTACTGTATGTCCATATGTTTTGCTGCCCTTTTCCACGGATATAGACAATATTTTCTAAAATTATCCCTGCTTAATGCAAGAATACAGCCAGTGTCACAACAACGCCTATGTGATTAATTGTGTTTGTTAATACAATGAGTAGTGGTCTCCCAAAGCGGGTTAATATCTAAAtgaaatatagtatatatgtcaCCTTCACACATttttggactgaaccaatattcttgaGAATTCAGCCAACTGGTTCCCTCTAAAGCAAATATTCACCTGCTTGCTATGTATTAACACACAATTGTTTTGCACTGTGATGAATTAGTTCTGTATTTAAACCGTTTTACTTTGCTTTGCAGTCTGTGTGGAACAGGTTATTTTTCTGGAAGAGTGTGGCTGAAGAACTACCTCTGAAATCACATCAGTTCCGGATCCTGAATCCGCTCATTGTCAAAGAGACGGCAATGGATATCCTGCAGTTTTCTCCACCCAGCCAGAAGTGGTGGGGCTGGGACA
The Mixophyes fleayi isolate aMixFle1 chromosome 1, aMixFle1.hap1, whole genome shotgun sequence DNA segment above includes these coding regions:
- the ST3GAL5 gene encoding lactosylceramide alpha-2,3-sialyltransferase, encoding MKIQRPTYKFCCRVLFRCILFFGFILCILYICKVGLDAQTCDLRAVDSIHIKRAHAFARNVIEAQCRPAFARTKMDRLFRNRYNLGLSSFVKIAKELNESLYQYGPPFGFHQYLKELNDVLEIMPEDDLPEEPRSKKCKRCIVLGSGGILHGLELGHLVDQFDVTIRLNNAPVHGYERDVGNKTTIRMTYPEGAPVSKEEYLSNSLLVTVLFKHVDFLWLQAMLKKETLSVWNRLFFWKSVAEELPLKSHQFRILNPLIVKETAMDILQFSPPSQKWWGWDKNVPTIGVIAVVLATHLCDEVSVAGFGYDLSQPDIPLHYFDNLCMNAMNRQPMHDVASERKLLQTLVREGVVKDLSGGIHCDFCPSHHDNIVTNV